One Kribbella sp. NBC_00662 genomic region harbors:
- a CDS encoding lactonase family protein, translated as MSVSRRGFLGFTAAALAPIHQAATREVPEPGAEVADRTLYLGTYGDAIGIATYDDAGKITATGSIAGIPNASFVIRSGNFLYAVNEQDAGAVTAIDISGTPRVLNRQPTKGSGPCHLAKIGNYLLSANYGSGDVAVHPIAADGSLGQQTDLVKHEGPAPHAHQIVQSGEFVLAVDLGTDTIYTYTLADGKLALQHQAKVKTGAGPRHLVFHPSGNYAYVADELDSTVTVCGYDDGVLTVLESIPVAEGENYPGEVVVSADGRFVYVTNRGHNSVAIFSTDGPHLELVGIPNCGGDWPRHCAFDPSGRLLFVANQKSNNIATFSVDQATGALTRTSDFSTPTPVCVNV; from the coding sequence GTGAGCGTCAGCCGCCGGGGGTTCCTCGGCTTCACCGCCGCCGCGCTCGCTCCCATCCACCAGGCCGCGACCCGAGAAGTACCAGAACCAGGGGCCGAGGTGGCCGACAGGACCTTGTACCTGGGAACGTATGGCGACGCTATCGGCATCGCGACGTACGACGATGCCGGCAAGATCACCGCGACCGGCAGCATCGCTGGTATACCAAACGCATCCTTCGTGATCCGTTCCGGCAACTTCCTGTACGCCGTGAACGAGCAGGACGCCGGCGCCGTCACCGCGATCGACATCTCGGGCACCCCGCGGGTGCTGAATCGTCAACCCACCAAGGGATCCGGACCCTGCCACCTCGCCAAGATCGGCAACTACCTGCTCAGCGCCAACTACGGCTCCGGCGACGTCGCGGTCCATCCGATCGCGGCAGATGGGAGCCTCGGGCAACAAACTGATCTGGTCAAGCACGAGGGCCCGGCGCCGCACGCGCACCAGATCGTACAGTCCGGCGAATTCGTGCTCGCAGTCGATCTCGGCACCGACACGATCTACACCTACACGCTCGCGGACGGGAAGCTCGCGTTGCAGCACCAGGCGAAGGTCAAGACCGGCGCCGGCCCGCGACATTTGGTATTCCATCCGTCCGGCAACTACGCGTACGTCGCCGACGAGCTCGACAGCACCGTGACGGTCTGCGGGTACGACGACGGCGTACTGACGGTGCTCGAGTCGATCCCGGTGGCCGAGGGGGAGAACTACCCAGGTGAGGTGGTGGTCTCCGCCGACGGACGCTTCGTCTACGTCACCAATCGCGGGCACAACAGCGTCGCGATCTTCAGCACCGACGGCCCGCATCTCGAGCTCGTTGGTATACCAAACTGCGGTGGCGATTGGCCGCGGCACTGCGCGTTCGATCCGAGCGGGCGCCTGTTGTTCGTCGCTAACCAGAAGTCGAACAACATCGCGACGTTCTCGGTCGACCAAGCGACCGGCGCGTTGACCCGGACGAGCGACTTCAGCACCCCGACCCCGGTCTGCGTGAATGTTTGA
- a CDS encoding alpha/beta fold hydrolase produces the protein MRRLAAALAVALTLITIGPRAAEAGQTAPGFSTAYQRIPGAGGIELGAVVLTPTGQGDGPFPLVVMPSSWGVPNVEYVGQGTKLATAGFQVISYSSRGFWDSGGGIDIAGPPTVADVSKVIDWAGQHTPADTSRVAAVGISYGAGTSLLAAAKDSRIKAVGALSGWADLIRSLDPNDTVALQSVAGLLALGNVTGRPGPEMASLQTKFVTGDFDAAIAEASQLSPARSAATMVDQINARKPAVFLANAFEDSIFPPSQYTDFFTSLTGPKRLLLAHGDHATPEVTGAIGLPNETWDELAGWLRHYLTGADNGADAEAPVQLKSQLGVWRGYPSWAAVGAARTSYLTKAGALQGGASTGWSRSIGAGIPTVADSGVALVSGALQGLLSIPVGVATPLVDRSFAGVWSGPTLAAATVVNGMPKLHLTVKPSAADTSLFAYLYDVDALGVGSLMSHKPYTLRGATPGKAVPLDVRLEATSWEVPAGHHLVLVVDTVDPRYLGRSVIGSTVTFSSPAGDPSWVSIPVAA, from the coding sequence GTGCGCAGACTCGCCGCCGCCCTAGCAGTCGCCCTGACCCTGATCACGATCGGCCCGCGCGCTGCTGAGGCCGGGCAGACCGCACCGGGTTTCAGTACGGCGTACCAGCGCATCCCCGGCGCCGGCGGGATCGAGCTCGGCGCGGTCGTGCTCACGCCGACCGGGCAGGGCGACGGACCGTTCCCGCTCGTGGTGATGCCGTCGAGCTGGGGTGTGCCGAACGTGGAGTACGTCGGCCAGGGGACGAAGCTGGCGACGGCCGGGTTCCAGGTCATCTCGTACTCGAGCCGCGGCTTCTGGGACTCCGGCGGCGGTATCGACATCGCCGGTCCGCCGACGGTCGCCGACGTCAGCAAGGTGATCGACTGGGCCGGCCAGCACACGCCGGCGGACACCAGCCGGGTCGCCGCGGTCGGGATCTCGTACGGCGCGGGTACGTCGCTGCTCGCCGCTGCGAAGGACTCGCGGATCAAGGCGGTCGGTGCGCTCAGCGGGTGGGCCGATCTGATCCGGTCGCTGGATCCGAACGACACCGTCGCGCTGCAGTCGGTTGCCGGGCTGCTTGCCCTGGGCAACGTCACGGGGCGGCCCGGGCCGGAGATGGCCTCGCTGCAGACGAAGTTCGTCACCGGTGACTTCGACGCTGCGATCGCGGAGGCGAGTCAACTGTCGCCGGCGCGGTCCGCGGCGACGATGGTAGACCAAATCAACGCGAGGAAACCGGCTGTGTTCCTGGCGAACGCGTTCGAGGATTCGATCTTCCCGCCGTCGCAGTACACGGACTTCTTCACCAGCCTGACCGGACCGAAGCGGCTGCTGCTGGCGCACGGCGATCACGCGACGCCGGAGGTGACCGGGGCGATTGGTCTACCAAATGAGACGTGGGATGAGCTCGCCGGCTGGTTGCGGCACTACCTGACGGGTGCCGACAACGGTGCGGATGCCGAGGCGCCGGTCCAGTTGAAGTCGCAGCTCGGGGTCTGGCGTGGGTACCCCAGTTGGGCTGCGGTCGGGGCGGCGCGTACGTCGTACCTGACGAAGGCCGGCGCGCTTCAGGGCGGTGCGTCGACGGGGTGGAGTCGGTCGATCGGGGCTGGTATACCAACGGTCGCGGACAGCGGGGTGGCGCTGGTATCCGGTGCGCTGCAAGGGTTGTTGTCGATTCCGGTCGGGGTGGCGACGCCGCTGGTGGACAGGTCGTTCGCCGGGGTTTGGTCCGGACCGACGTTGGCCGCTGCGACGGTCGTGAATGGTATGCCGAAGTTGCATCTGACCGTGAAGCCGTCGGCGGCCGACACCTCGCTGTTCGCGTATCTGTACGACGTCGATGCGCTGGGAGTCGGGTCGTTGATGTCGCACAAGCCGTACACGTTGCGGGGTGCTACGCCGGGGAAGGCGGTACCGCTCGATGTGCGGTTGGAGGCGACGAGTTGGGAGGTGCCGGCCGGGCATCATCTCGTGCTGGTCGTGGACACGGTTGATCCGCGGTACCTCGGGCGGAGCGTGATCGGGTCGACGGTCACGTTCAGCTCGCCTGCCGGCGATCCGTCGTGGGTCAGCATTCCGGTGGCCGCGTGA